A single window of Candidatus Omnitrophota bacterium DNA harbors:
- the truA gene encoding tRNA pseudouridine(38-40) synthase TruA, with protein sequence MRNVRIDLEYDGRNYCGWQWQPNLPTIEGAVKQAAETMLQHSITLYSCGRTDAGVHAEQHVAHFHTEVRLPAHVVFRALNSLLPPDIAVHRVLDMPLDWSARHDALEREYRYRFYRSQTPSVFWRGRSLWIERQLDVDAMREAAGRLVGKHDFSAFRSLHCDAESPVRRVLEIAFEENPPLIDMRVRGHAFLRHQVRTFAGTLLFVGLGKWPPSKVEDILASKDRAQAGPTLEPHGLTLAAVRYEGDEERFAAQEWLLRE encoded by the coding sequence ATGAGAAACGTCCGCATCGACTTGGAATATGATGGACGAAACTATTGCGGGTGGCAATGGCAGCCGAACCTGCCAACCATCGAGGGCGCGGTGAAGCAGGCGGCGGAAACGATGCTGCAACATTCCATTACCCTCTATTCCTGCGGACGGACGGACGCGGGCGTCCACGCCGAGCAGCACGTCGCACATTTCCATACGGAAGTCCGCCTGCCTGCGCATGTCGTCTTCCGCGCCCTCAATTCGCTGCTGCCGCCGGACATCGCCGTCCACCGCGTTCTGGATATGCCCCTGGACTGGAGCGCCCGCCATGACGCCTTGGAGCGGGAATACCGCTACCGCTTCTACCGCAGCCAGACGCCCAGCGTCTTCTGGCGCGGACGCTCTTTGTGGATAGAGCGCCAATTGGACGTGGACGCCATGCGCGAAGCGGCGGGACGCCTGGTGGGCAAACATGATTTTTCCGCGTTCCGCAGCCTGCACTGCGACGCGGAAAGTCCCGTGCGCCGCGTACTGGAAATCGCCTTCGAGGAAAATCCGCCCCTCATCGACATGCGCGTGCGCGGCCACGCCTTTCTGCGCCATCAGGTCAGGACCTTCGCGGGTACGCTATTGTTTGTCGGCCTGGGCAAATGGCCGCCATCGAAAGTGGAAGACATCCTCGCCTCCAAAGACCGCGCCCAGGCGGGACCGACTCTGGAACCTCACGGCCTTACGCTCGCCGCCGTACGCTACGAAGGAGACGAAGAACGCTTCGCCGCTCAGGAATGGCTGCTCCGCGAATGA